Proteins from a genomic interval of Lusitaniella coriacea LEGE 07157:
- a CDS encoding NnrU family protein: protein MMENWLTSSHWIMLGLLLGFAIAHSGLAALRPWGEEKIGARLYRVLFALISIPFATILVIYFFNHHYDGLTLWQLQTLPGIKSLVWTLSALSFFFLYPSTFNLLEIAALQKPQVHLYETGIIRITRHPQMVGQVIWCIAHTLWIGTTFTLLTSLGLIAHHLFAVWHGDRRLEQRYGDGFLQVKERTSVLPFRALLDGRQTLVWQEFLRPAYLGVTGFILLLWWGHPWLMSVTAKVYW, encoded by the coding sequence ATGATGGAAAACTGGCTAACATCGAGTCACTGGATTATGTTGGGATTGCTCTTGGGATTCGCGATCGCGCACAGCGGATTGGCAGCCCTTCGTCCCTGGGGAGAGGAAAAAATTGGGGCAAGACTCTATCGCGTCCTCTTTGCCCTGATCAGCATTCCCTTCGCAACGATTCTCGTCATCTACTTTTTCAACCACCACTATGATGGGCTGACCCTCTGGCAACTTCAAACCCTTCCCGGCATCAAAAGCCTTGTTTGGACGCTTTCTGCCCTCTCCTTCTTCTTCCTCTACCCGTCAACCTTTAACCTCCTCGAAATCGCAGCCCTCCAAAAACCCCAAGTGCATCTATACGAAACCGGAATTATTCGCATCACCCGACACCCTCAAATGGTCGGACAAGTGATCTGGTGTATCGCCCATACCCTCTGGATTGGAACGACTTTCACCCTCCTCACCTCCCTGGGGTTAATCGCCCACCATCTCTTTGCGGTGTGGCACGGCGATCGTCGCCTGGAACAACGCTACGGCGATGGGTTCCTTCAGGTGAAAGAACGAACCTCAGTTCTCCCCTTTCGCGCGCTGCTTGACGGTCGTCAAACCCTGGTGTGGCAAGAGTTTTTGCGTCCTGCATACTTGGGCGTTACGGGGTTCATTCTCCTGTTGTGGTGGGGACACCCTTGGTTGATGAGTGTTACCGCAAAGGTTTACTGGTAG
- the ndhO gene encoding NAD(P)H-quinone oxidoreductase subunit O — MADKLKKGSLVRAARENLENSVEATASDTRFPPYIFESKGEIVDLNDEYALVKFYVPTPNIWLRLDQLEGVD; from the coding sequence ATGGCCGACAAACTAAAAAAAGGATCCCTCGTGCGTGCAGCACGGGAAAACTTAGAAAATAGCGTGGAAGCAACCGCTAGCGATACTCGCTTTCCTCCCTACATTTTTGAGAGCAAGGGAGAAATCGTAGACTTAAACGATGAATACGCTTTAGTTAAGTTTTATGTACCCACTCCTAATATTTGGTTGCGTTTAGATCAGCTAGAAGGGGTTGATTAA
- a CDS encoding photosystem II protein Y, with amino-acid sequence MVFLKLLLILLPLVIALVWVSRIIGKPALDQGKDFLNKP; translated from the coding sequence ATGGTCTTTTTGAAACTTCTACTCATTTTGCTGCCGCTCGTTATTGCACTGGTCTGGGTTAGCCGCATTATCGGCAAACCCGCCCTCGATCAAGGGAAGGATTTTTTGAATAAGCCATAG
- a CDS encoding gamma carbonic anhydrase family protein: MSNRSEFLGNQSSYWSPPDLSEAAFIAPNAVVMGQVIVRPGASIWYGAVVRGDVERIEIGAQTNIQDGAVLHGDPGKPTILDDCVTIGHRAVVHSSCIERGCLIGIGAIILDGVRVGAGSIIGAGCVVTKNVAPRSLMVGVPAQQRRVISDEEATELIEHAKRYEKLALVHAGKGQDLGFVAPS, encoded by the coding sequence GTGAGTAATCGATCTGAGTTTTTAGGCAATCAAAGCTCCTATTGGTCCCCCCCGGATCTCTCTGAGGCTGCTTTTATCGCCCCGAATGCAGTGGTGATGGGACAAGTGATTGTTCGTCCCGGAGCGAGTATTTGGTACGGTGCAGTGGTACGCGGCGATGTGGAACGGATCGAAATTGGCGCACAGACTAATATTCAAGATGGGGCAGTTTTGCACGGCGATCCGGGAAAGCCAACGATTCTGGATGACTGCGTGACGATCGGACATCGGGCAGTGGTTCATTCTAGTTGCATCGAACGGGGATGTTTGATCGGAATTGGTGCCATCATTTTAGATGGGGTGCGAGTGGGTGCGGGGAGCATTATTGGTGCGGGATGCGTTGTCACTAAAAATGTTGCGCCGCGATCGTTGATGGTTGGCGTTCCCGCTCAACAACGACGGGTGATTTCCGATGAAGAAGCCACAGAACTGATCGAACACGCCAAACGCTACGAAAAATTGGCACTCGTTCATGCGGGGAAAGGACAGGACTTAGGGTTTGTTGCTCCTTCATAA
- a CDS encoding thioredoxin family protein, translating to MMLPSASEPTFSQQVLESSQPVLVYFWAPWCKLCHNIQPLLLTFQSNHKGQFKVVSVNADNNFKLVNTYRIKVLPTVLVFDRGILIQRIEGFYGREELQRKLDSIGVALLPTSA from the coding sequence ATGATGCTGCCTTCCGCGAGCGAGCCAACCTTCTCACAGCAGGTTCTAGAGTCCTCACAGCCAGTTTTAGTTTACTTTTGGGCCCCTTGGTGCAAGCTGTGTCATAACATCCAACCGTTACTCTTGACGTTCCAGTCAAACCATAAAGGTCAGTTTAAGGTCGTTAGCGTTAACGCCGATAACAATTTCAAACTGGTCAACACCTATCGTATTAAAGTACTTCCAACCGTATTGGTCTTCGATCGCGGAATCTTAATTCAACGGATCGAAGGGTTCTACGGACGAGAAGAATTGCAGAGAAAGTTAGACAGTATTGGCGTTGCTCTCTTGCCAACTTCTGCTTAA
- a CDS encoding serine/threonine-protein kinase translates to MEILCTRPGCTHPRNFFADLDEEENLKMAQQKYCTTCGMSLILGGRYIILKLLGRGGFGAAFLARDRYTTSLRECVVKQFQPSGDLNPKQLQMARKLFEREAAVLEELGNEHPQIPNSYAFFQIVVPSIDRAREEQFFYLVQEFVDGQDLEAEQKSRGRAYSEVEVREVLEEILNVLKFVHNRNAIHRDIKPSNIMRDKNGRLYLLDFGAVKQVAAGAGAPQGRSTGIYSMGFAPPEQMHGSQVYPSTDLYALGITCLVLLTNKLSEELYDSANNCWNWRSSAPQTSDRLAEILDRMLLSAPIDRFQSAQEALDALHSQPFAPPSAPPSPPPVPPKTPGVPTPSPQAAPTTPPPIVPPPIVPTPSPSPVRRAQPQFSLLEVLGCAGFTGFEGALFAIALTSIFGISPVSMGLLGALVGGSIYVQYRRMIEGKDLPILAGITLVLVGFVPWLNKAPIAIALGEQMPLFLAVALIAALLGVGAIAVTALFRLIYQILARIL, encoded by the coding sequence ATGGAAATTCTCTGCACTCGCCCCGGTTGTACCCATCCTCGGAACTTTTTTGCCGATCTCGATGAAGAGGAAAATCTCAAAATGGCACAACAGAAGTATTGTACGACTTGTGGGATGTCCTTGATTTTGGGGGGGCGCTACATCATTTTAAAGTTGTTGGGGAGAGGAGGGTTTGGAGCTGCTTTTTTGGCGCGCGATCGCTATACGACAAGCTTGCGTGAGTGCGTGGTCAAGCAATTTCAGCCGTCGGGAGATTTAAATCCCAAACAATTGCAAATGGCAAGGAAGCTGTTTGAGCGAGAAGCTGCCGTGCTGGAAGAATTGGGCAACGAACACCCACAAATCCCTAATTCTTACGCTTTTTTTCAGATCGTCGTTCCCAGTATCGATCGCGCGAGGGAAGAGCAGTTTTTTTATTTGGTGCAGGAGTTCGTTGACGGGCAAGATTTGGAAGCCGAACAAAAAAGCCGAGGCAGGGCATATTCTGAAGTGGAAGTGCGAGAGGTGTTGGAGGAGATTCTCAATGTCTTGAAATTCGTTCACAATCGCAATGCGATTCATCGGGATATTAAACCCTCCAATATTATGCGGGATAAGAACGGGCGTTTGTATCTGTTGGATTTTGGAGCGGTTAAGCAAGTTGCGGCTGGTGCAGGAGCGCCTCAAGGACGCTCGACGGGGATCTATTCAATGGGTTTTGCACCGCCCGAACAGATGCATGGCTCTCAGGTGTATCCGTCTACGGATCTTTATGCCCTAGGAATTACGTGTTTGGTGCTGCTGACGAATAAGTTAAGCGAGGAACTATACGATTCTGCGAATAATTGTTGGAATTGGCGTTCCTCCGCTCCGCAAACGAGCGATCGATTGGCAGAGATTTTAGATCGAATGCTGCTCTCCGCACCGATCGATCGGTTCCAGTCCGCTCAGGAGGCTCTGGATGCTCTGCATTCTCAACCTTTTGCGCCCCCATCTGCCCCACCTTCCCCGCCTCCCGTTCCGCCAAAGACTCCGGGAGTTCCAACTCCATCGCCTCAAGCAGCTCCAACAACACCACCGCCTATCGTACCGCCTCCTATCGTTCCGACTCCTTCGCCTTCTCCTGTTAGACGGGCGCAACCGCAATTTTCACTCCTCGAAGTTTTGGGGTGTGCGGGCTTTACGGGATTTGAGGGGGCGTTGTTCGCGATCGCGCTAACGAGTATTTTTGGGATATCGCCCGTTAGCATGGGATTACTGGGGGCGCTAGTGGGCGGTTCGATCTACGTGCAGTATCGCCGGATGATAGAAGGCAAAGATTTGCCGATTCTCGCAGGGATTACACTGGTATTGGTGGGGTTTGTCCCTTGGTTGAACAAAGCACCGATCGCGATCGCATTGGGCGAACAAATGCCGCTATTCCTGGCTGTGGCATTGATTGCCGCTCTTTTGGGAGTGGGCGCGATCGCGGTTACCGCACTGTTCCGACTAATTTATCAAATTCTTGCACGCATTTTGTGA
- a CDS encoding TIGR02652 family protein produces the protein MINPGLQYPIFGSEIKCPHCRQVIPALTLTDTYLCSRHGAFEADPKTGDLVHLQSGRHWRLWQGEWYRQHTHADSIRFEIHEALDRLYTEGYRATKVIIARRYRDLVSTYLERSTPWRSNAGDGSCPRLYGLPVDFSPDPAEEPCWETINFDLEKEPGVPVRYPYYRVFE, from the coding sequence ATGATTAATCCAGGTTTGCAGTATCCTATTTTTGGATCGGAGATTAAATGCCCCCATTGCCGTCAGGTGATTCCAGCGCTGACGCTAACTGACACGTATCTCTGTTCTCGTCACGGTGCCTTTGAAGCAGATCCCAAAACGGGAGATTTAGTTCATTTGCAATCGGGTCGTCATTGGCGACTTTGGCAAGGAGAATGGTATCGACAGCACACTCACGCCGACAGCATTCGCTTTGAAATCCATGAAGCCCTCGATCGACTTTATACCGAAGGATATCGCGCAACGAAGGTGATTATCGCCCGTCGCTACCGCGATCTCGTCAGTACCTATTTAGAGCGCAGTACGCCGTGGCGCAGTAATGCAGGGGATGGTTCTTGTCCTCGCTTGTACGGTTTGCCCGTCGATTTCAGTCCCGATCCTGCTGAGGAACCTTGTTGGGAAACGATCAATTTTGATTTAGAAAAAGAACCGGGCGTTCCCGTGCGCTATCCTTACTACCGCGTGTTTGAATGA
- a CDS encoding VOC family protein has translation MFHHASIRTADIHRAIAFYEQLGFIVCDRFTTGYTLACWLEGLGARIELIQIPEPKPAPDPFRDEHYVGYYHLSFDLTDISADLPSWLGELQSSFAQAARVNADLFRPLNILLEPTQQMIGDRVYEVAFIADADGLPLEFIRRYSPPTEKLREGN, from the coding sequence ATGTTTCACCATGCTTCCATTCGGACTGCGGATATTCACCGCGCGATCGCGTTCTACGAACAATTAGGATTTATCGTTTGCGATCGCTTTACCACCGGGTACACCCTCGCCTGCTGGCTTGAAGGGTTGGGCGCGAGAATCGAGTTAATCCAAATTCCCGAACCCAAACCCGCGCCGGATCCCTTTAGGGACGAACATTACGTAGGCTACTACCATTTATCTTTCGATTTGACCGATATTAGCGCCGATTTGCCCAGTTGGTTGGGCGAACTGCAAAGTTCTTTTGCTCAAGCCGCGCGGGTGAACGCAGATTTATTCCGTCCCCTCAACATCCTCCTCGAACCCACGCAACAAATGATTGGCGATCGCGTTTACGAAGTCGCCTTTATTGCCGATGCGGATGGTTTGCCTCTTGAATTTATTCGCCGTTATAGCCCCCCAACAGAGAAGTTGAGGGAGGGGAATTAA